The Apium graveolens cultivar Ventura chromosome 6, ASM990537v1, whole genome shotgun sequence genome contains a region encoding:
- the LOC141664858 gene encoding uncharacterized protein LOC141664858, with amino-acid sequence MLGFEGAIAVDSQGHSGGLAFLWRNKEDVILLSLSKNHIDVLIEMKGVQKYRLTGIYGEPDRTKRMETWALIRSLNNQSAMPWCLIGDMNNVLNQEDKKGGRPYPTWLIRGLQSVLDDCDLNDMELQGYRYTWEIGHGTDQWIEIKLDRALASSSFLQVFTEAKLSNLKVLTSDHNPLLLEPVSIPMMVTCRRFKFEKHGYVIRCVGKL; translated from the coding sequence ATGTTAGGTTTTGAGGGTGCTATAGCTGTTGACTCTCAAGGACACAGTGGTGGTCTTGCTTTTCTTTGGAGAAATAAGGAGGATGTTATTTTATTGTCTTTGAGCAAAAAtcatattgatgttttgattgAGATGAAGGGTGTTCAAAAGTATCGTTTAACAGGAATTTATGGCGAGCCGGATCGAACAAAAAGAATGGAAACTTGGGCACTTATAAGAAGTCTGAATAATCAAAGTGCAATGCCTTGGTGTTTAATAGGTGATATGAATAACGTTCTGAATCAGGAGGATAAGAAAGGCGGGCGTCCGTATCCAACATGGTTAATCAGAGGCTTACAGTCAGTGTTAGATGATTGTGATTTGAACGATATGGAACTACAAGGTTACAGATACACATGGGAAATAGGCCATGGGACAGATCAATGGATTGAAATCAAGTTGGATAGAGCTTTGGCTTCAAGTAGTTTTCTACAAGTTTTCACAGAGGCCAAGTTATCAAATTTGAAAGTTTTAACCTCAGATCACAACCCTTTGTTACTTGAACCAGTCAGTATTCCTATGATGGTTACATGTAGGCGTTTTAAATTTGAGAAGCATGGTTACGTGATCCGATGTGTGGGGAAATTGTGA
- the LOC141664859 gene encoding transcription factor MYB53-like produces the protein MGRSPSSGNEGLKKGPWTPEEDKILVNYIQKNAGHGSWRALPKLAGLNRCGKSCRLRWTNYLRPDIKRGKFSDEEEQMIINLHSAIGNKWSQIAAHLPGRTDNEIKNFWNTHVRKKLVNSGIDPKTHEPMIINQLNNFLANYSHLLSTSNLTNLVIANPLDSALASLRSLLPQPAPNMQLLQNLWQIINSTKPLPYAIQENSLLQSSYLSQCNGLSNGTNAPYNQDSYTFPNTHIPLSLGEDFAINNSSAFHMKGRLRPEVFHNDAIKNSSQKETMLPSLVSATDMESFGVKPMNQTSFPTEPPAASEMVGTWEDLLEDGDGCNSFWKDLIKDL, from the exons ATGGGCCGATCTCCGAGCAGTGGCAACGAAGGTTTAAAGAAGGGGCCATGGACTCCAGAAGAGGATAAGATATTGGTGAATTATATTCAAAAGAATGCAGGGCATGGAAGCTGGAGAGCACTTCCTAAGCTAGCTGGTTTAAACAGGTGCGGTAAAAGCTGCAGGCTGAGGTGGACTAATTATTTAAGGCCTGATATTAAGAGGGGTAAGTTTTCAGATGAAGAGGAGCAGATGATCATCAACCTGCATTCTGCTATTGGAAACAA GTGGTCACAAATTGCTGCCCATCTTCCGGGAAGGACAGATAATGAAATCAAGAACTTCTGGAATACTCATGTCAGAAAGAAGCTTGTCAACAGTGGTATTGACCCAAAAACACATGAACCTATGATTATAAACCAGCTCAATAATTTTCTAGCTAATTACTCACATTTGCTGTCCACCTCAAACTTAACCAACTTAGTGATCGCGAATCCTTTGGATAGTGCCCTAGCTAGCCTAAGATCACTCCTCCCACAACCTGCACCAAATATGCAACTCTTGCAAAACCTATGGCAGATCATAAATAGTACTAAACCACTCCCATATGCCATTCAAGAAAATAGTCTCTTGCAATCCTCATATTTATCTCAATGCAATGGGCTTAGTAATGGAACAAATGCTCCTTATAACCAAGATTCCTATACCTTTCCAAACACACATATCCCTCTAAGTCTAGGTGAAGATTTTGCCATCAACAACTCATCTGCATTCCACATGAAAGGCCGATTAAGGCCAGAAGTTTTCCATAACGATGCAATTAAAAACAGTTCTCAGAAGGAAACCATGCTTCCTTCATTAGTTTCAGCCACTGATATGGAGTCCTTTGGTGTGAAGCCAATGAATCAAACTAGCTTTCCCACTGAACCACCAGCTGCCTCGGAAATGGTTGGGACTTGGGAAGACCTACTGGAAGATGGAGATGGGTGTAATAGTTTCTGGAAAGATCTGATTAAAGATCTCTAG